GCGGACAGCAGCCTGTTCTTCCATACCGACAACGAGCGCGGCTCCGCGCGCGAGCGCCGCGAGTCCCGTGCCAAGGCGATCTGCCACACCTGCCCGGTGCTGGCCCAGTGCCGCAAGCACGCGATGACCGTCGAAGAGCCGTACGGGATCTGGGGCGGGCTCGGCGAGATCGAGCGCCGCGAGCTGTTCATGCGCGAACGGCGGGCCAAGCGCAAGACCGTGTCTGCCTGAGCCGACGACCTCCCCGCCCGCGCGCCGACCTGCGGTGCGCGGGTGCTGTGCGTCTCCCGGCCCCCCGCGCGCCAAGGTGTAGCCGTGTGCCGACGCGGCGGCGGTCACCCGCTGGGTTAGGGTTGGGTCTCCAGATGCTTTGGGACCGTGACACGGTTGCCGCTTGAGACTACAGGCGCGTACCGGCGCAGGAGCAGCGCCTGACGAGGAGAAACTGCATGCCCGCAGCCGACCAGAACGCCACTCCGCCCGGATTCGGCATCACGCTGGACACCGCGGCCGCCGAGCCGAGGGTGGTGGTCACGGGTGAGCTCGATCTGCTCACCAGCCCGCAGCTGCAGGAAGCTCTTGCCGGATTGATCGCGGACAAGAATTCCCGTCGCGTGGTGGCCGACCTCACCGGGGTGACCTTCTTCGACTCATCGGCGCTGAACGTCGTCCTGCACGCCCAGCGGCAGGCCGGCGAACAGGACGTCGAACTCGAGGTCGTCCCGAGCCCGGCGGTGAGCCGGGTGATCGAGCTCACCGGCGTGGCCGAACACCTGAGCGTGTCGGAGGAACCCCCGGCCTGATCTCCCGATACGGTCGCGGATCGAATTGGCCCGCGACCTGGGGGATGACCATCATGATGGGGCGCACGCACGCCCTGACCGGCTGGTGTGCGGGGCTCGCCCTCGCGCCCGCGGTCGGCGTCGGCTCGGTGCATCAGGCGGTGGTCTTCGCGGCCACCACGGCCGGGTTCGCGCTGCTGCCGGACCTGGACCATCCCAGCGCGAGCGCGACCCGCCTGTTCGGCTGGCTGACCGGCGCGCTGTCGTGGCTGCTGCGCCGGGTGTCCGCCGCCGTGTACGCCCTGACGAAGGGTCCGCGCGACGAAAAGGTGACCGGCACGCACCGGCACCTCTCGCACACCCTCTTGTTCGCGGTCGCCCTCGGCGCGGCCACCTCCGCGGGCTGTACCGCGGGCGGGGCTTGGGCCGTGCTGGGCGTGCTGTTGTTCGGCTTGCTGCTCGCGGTCGGCGCGCTGGGCGACTGGCTGCTGCTGCCCTACGGCGGCGCGGTGGCCTGGTGGTACTTCACCGCGCCCGACGACCGGGTGGCCCAGCTGGCGGACATCTCCGGCTGGCTCGGCGTGGCGGTCGCGGCCGGGTGTTTCGTGCACTGCCTCGGCGATTCGCTGACCGAGTCGGGCTGCCCGTTCCTGTTCCCGTTGCCGATCGGGGGGGGGAGACCTGGTACGAGCTCCGCCCGCCGAAGCCGCTGCGGCTGCACACCGGCAAGAAGGTCGAGACCCGGCTGGTGTTCCCGGTGTTCCTGCTGGTGGGAGTGCTGCTGATCCCGGGCGTGTGGGACTGGACGGTGGCCACGGCGGAGCACCTGTTCACGCCCTCGGCAGCGCAGACCGCGACTCACTGAGCGACAGCGCGCTGGTACCGATTCCCGAGCGCACGCACGGCCTCGACGAGTTCGGGCGGTTCCGTCACCGTGAAGTCGACCCCGAGCGAACCGAGATGCACCGCAAGAGTCTCGACGCTGTCCGCACCCGTATCCAGCAGGCAGCGGTCATCGTCGATCGCCGTGACCGTGCCGATCGCGGGAGTGATCCGCTCGGCCAGCTTCTCCGCGGACACCCGCGCCACGACCCGCGCCCGGTAACGCCACGCGGCGGAGGACGCGCCCCGGCGTACCTGGTCGACGGCCTCTTCGGGGAGGTCGCGGGGTGCGAACCGGGGACCGGCCGGGGTGCTGCGCGGGCGAATCCGGTCCACGCGGAAGGTCCGCCAGTCGTCCCGGGCGGGGTCGAAGGCGACGAGGTACCACCGGCGACCCCAGTTGACCAGGCGGTACGGCTCCACGTCCCGCCTGCTCTCGGTGCCGTCGTGGCCGAGGTAGTCGAAGCGCACGCGTTCGTGGTCGCGGCAAGCGGCGGTGAGGGTGCTGAGGACGTCCGCGTCCACCCGCGGTCCGAGGTCGTCCCTGGGCACCGCGACGGCGTAACGCTGGATCGCCTCGACCCGCCGCCGGAGCCGGGCGGGCAGGACCTTCTCCAGTTTGGCCAGCGCGCGCAGCGAAGTCTCCTCGACGCCGGTGATCGTGCCGCCGGCCGCGGTGCGCAGCCCGATCGCCACCGCGACCGCCTCCTCGTCGTCGAGCAGCAGCGGCGGCAACGCGGCCCCGGCCCCGAGCCGGTAACCGCCCACCGCGCCGCGGCTGCCGTGCACCGGATAGCCGAGGGTGCGCAGGCGTTCCACGTCGTTGCGGATCGTGCGGGCGCTGACCGACAGCCGTTCGGCCAGTTCGGCTCCGGTCCACTCGCGGGGCGTCTGGAGCAGCGAGAGCAAGCGCAGCAACCGCGCCGAGGTTTCCAGCATTTTTTCAGTATCCCGCGCGATTAGGAACGTAGCTTGCCTAATCCGCTCCTACGGTGCGGACAAGGCAGTAAGCGAACCGCACGGAGGAACAGCGCATGTATCTCGTCATCGGAGCCACGGCCCACTTCGGACGTCAGGCAGTGGAGGAGCTGGTCGCGGCGGGCGCGCCGGTGCGGGCGCTGACCCGGGACCCGGAGCGGGCCGGACTCCCGGACGGGGTCGACGTCGCCCGCGGGGACCTGACCAAGCCCGAGACGCTGCCGTCGGCGCTGGCCGGTGTCGAGGCCGCCTTCCTGGTCCCGCAGTACGGAATGGACGTCGCTCCGCTGCTCGCGGCCGCGGTCGAGGCCGGGGTGCGGCGGCTGGTGCTGCTGTCCTCGGGCGCGGTCGTTCCCGGCGCCGGACAGCAGCCCGACGTGATCGCCCAGTACCACCGCGACGTGGAGCGAGCCGTCGCGGAGACCGGCATCGAGTGGACGTTCTTGCGGCTGTTGTTCCCCGCCATCAACTCGCTGACGTTCGCGATGCAGCTTCAAGGCGGCGACGTCGTCCGCGTGCCGTATGCCGAGGCGGCGTTCAGCGCGGTGCACGAACGGGACGTCGCGGAGGTCGCCGCGCGGATCCTGACCGGCGGCGGGCACGCCGGGCGGGCCTACGACCTGACTGGCCCGGACTCGCTGACTCAAGCGGACCAGGTCCGGGTTCTCGGCGAGACGCTCGGGCGTCCGCTCGTCGTCGAAGATCTCGACCCGGAACCCGTCCGGGAGCAGATGAGCCAGTTCATGGACCCGGTATTCCTGGCGGCCCTGTTCGACCTCATGGCGCAGACGGTCGGCAAACCCGCGCCGGTCAACGACGTGGTCGAGCAGATCACCGGGCACCCGGCGCGCACCTATGCCCAGTGGACCGCGGATCACCGCGCCGACTTCAACAACTGAAGGAGCACGTTGTGACCCTCGGGCGGCGAGAGCTGGGACGAGCCCTGCTGGCCCGTCAGTCGTTGCTGGAACGAGCCGACGCGACCGTCGAGGAGGCGGTCGCGCGGCTGGTCGGCATGCAAGCGCAGGCCCCGTACGCGCCGTATTTCGGGCTCTGGAGCCGGATTCGGGCGTTCCGCACCGCGGACTTGGCGGACGCGCTGACCGAACGTCGCCTGGTGCGGGTCGCGCTGATGCGCAGCACCGTTCACCTGGTCACCGTCGCGGACTATCGCGCCTTGCGGCCGTGGTCGCAAGACGCGCTCGACCGCGAACTCGACACCGCGTTCAAGGCACCGCTGGCCGGCCTGGACCGCGCGGCCGTGGCGGAATCGGGCCGGGCGCTGCTGGGCACCCGGCCGCTTACCCCCAAGGAACTCCGGGCGGTGTTGCACGAGCAGTGGCCCGACCGTGACCCGCACGCGCTCGCCACCGTCGTGCGCAATCGCGTGCCGCTGGTGCAGGTGCCGCCGCGGGCGGTCTGGGGCGTCGGCGGCACCACCCGGTACGCGGCGGCGGCCGACTGGACCGGAACCGAACCGGCCGCCACCGCCGACGCCGAACAGATCGTGCTGCGCTACCTCGCCGCCTTCGGCCCGGCCTCGGCCGCCGACGTGCAGACCTGGGCGGGCCGGACCCGGCTGCGTCCGGTCCTGGAAGGCTTGCGGCCGCGGCTGGCGGTCTTCCGGGACGAACACGGGACGGAGCTGTTCGACCTGCCGGGCGCACCCCGCCCCGCGGCCCACACTCCCGCCCCGGTCCGCTTCCTGCCCGAGTACGACAACCTGCTGGCTTCCCACGCCGACCGCACCCGGGTGATCTCCGCCGAAGACCGCAAACGCTTGCTGACCGGCAACGGGATGCGCGCCGCTTTCCTCGTGGACGGTCAGGTCGCCGGAGCCTGGAAGCTCCAGCAGGACAAGACGTCGGCAACGCTTGAGATCGAGCCGTTCCGGCCGCTGACCGCCGCCGAGCGCGCCGAGGTCGAGACGGAAGGTTCGCTCCTGCTGAAGTTCGCGGCTCCCGGCGCGGACCAGGACGTCCGCGGGACTACTCCTCGAACCTAGGCGCGCCCGAGTAGTCGCGGGAGTGCACGATCCGCCCGTCGCGCACGGTCAACACCATCGCGTATGTCGACACGTACGGCTTGCCCTCGTACTCGCCGTGCAGGTCGTACTCGGCCACCAGCACCTCCGGGTCGCCGGTCTCGTGCACCACGACCCGGTCCGCCTTGGTGATCCGGCGGCGCTCCCCGGCCTGGTGAAAGCGTTTGCGCAACTCCTCGCGGTCGCGTGTCACCCTCGGCACCCCGGCCGGCGCGAACGGGATTTCGATGACGACGTCGTCGGAGTACAGGTCGGCGAGGTCGTCCCAGCGGTTGTCGACGGCCGCGTCGAGGAAGCGCTGGAAGACCTCCTTCGTGCCGTACAGCGTGGTTGCCGCGCCGTGGTTCGGGTAGTCGCGGTACCGGGTGACCTCGCCGTCCCGCACGGTCAGCAGTCCGGCCGACGACGGGAGCCGGTAGCGGCGGCCGGTGTGCGGATTGCGGCCCTCGGCGACCAGTTCGACCGCGAAGCCGTCCGCGGTTTCGGTGGTGGTGACCTCGACTTTCTCCAGGCCGATCCGGGCCGCGACGGCGCTGCCCGCGCCGAGCGTGGCCACTACCGCGTCCCGGCCGGCCGAACGGTGGCCGGTGAACGGGATCTCGTAGACGGCGTCCTCGGCGAGAACGTCCGCGAGCGCCGCGGCGTCGATGGCGCTCAGCGCGTTCGCGACGATCTCGGCTACTTCGGACACGGTGCGGGGCATCGGAAACCTCATTCGGGAAGACGGGACGATAATCGGAACGGGGCACCCGCTTACGACGATACGGAGTTCGCACTCCGGTTGTCAACGAGGGTCTGGAGATCTCGGCCACGGTCGGAAGCGGCGGACCTCGTTCCAAGGAAGAATCGGACGACCGCACCACTTTGAGAGCAGAGGAGATGGCCCGGTGGAGAAGCCTGCGCTCCGCGCGGACGCGCGCCGGAACCGCGCCCGCGTGCTGGCTGCCGCCGAAGCAGCGTTCGCCGTCGACGGGCTGTCCGTGCCCCTGGACGACATCGCGCGACTGGCCGGCGTCGGCGCGGGCACTGTCTACCGGCATTTCCCCAGCAAGGAAGCCCTGTTCCAGGCGGTCGTGGTGGAGCGGCTGGAACAGTACGGCGTCGAGGCACAGGAGTTGATCGACTCCGACGCGCCGGGCGAAGCGTTCTACGACTACTTCACGCGCGTCATCGAACAGGCGTCGCGCAATCGGGCAATCTGCGAAGCGCTCGGTGAGACCAGCGGTTCTGCGTACAAGGCCGAAGCAGCGGAGCGGTTTCGGGTGAACCTCACGGCGCTTCTGGAGCGCGCGCAAGCCGCGGGCGCCGTACGCGCGGACATCGACGGCGAAGACCTGCGCGCGCTCATCGTCGGCGCCCTCGCGGTGGAACGGTTTACGCCGGACAGCCGCCATCTGGTGCGGGTGCTGCTCGACGGGCTGCGCAAGGTCTAATCGCGGCGGCCGACGCGTAGGTGGATGCGTTCGCCGGATTTGCTGAAGAGACTGAGGATTTCGACGTCGCCCTTGCCCGCGGCACCGAACCAGTGCGGGAGGTGGCAGTCGAACTCGGCTGCTTCGCCGGGGCCCATGATGAAGTCGTGATCGCTCAGGCGTACGCGTAGCCGTCCGCGAAGCACGTAGAGCCATTCGTGCCCGTCGTGGCTGCGCGGATGGGGCTCTACGTCGCCCGCCGGGATGATCTGTTTGTAGGCGCGGAGTTCTCCCTGATGCCGGGACAGCGGGATCAGCACGCGCCCGTCCCGCTTGGCGGCCTGCTGGGGCACGCGCGGGTCGACGATCCGGGGCGCGGCGACGATCTCGTCGAACGGGATGCCCAGCGCCGCGGTGATCGGCAGCAGCAGTTCGAGGCTCGGCTTGCGCTGCCCGGATTCCAGCCGGGACAGCGTGCTGGTCGAAATGCCGGTGGACCGCGACAACTCGGCGAGGCTGACGCCGCGGTGGTCCCGGGCGCGCCGCAGACGGGGCGCGATCTGCTCGAGCACGCTGTCGACGGCGGGATGGTCAGTCATGCGGCGCAGTCAACCAATGCGTCCCGGAAACAGCAACGTTTCTTGCCGCTTCCGGTCGAGTCTTCCGATGCTGGACGCGGAGGTGCTGACGCGCCCAGACCACGGAGGTTTGCCCGTTCATGACCAGCGAGACCGTCGAAACACCCCGGAGTTCCGCGCGCCTGCCCATCGGCGTCTACCTGCTCGCGTTCAGCCTGTTCGCGATGGGCAGCGCGGAGTTCCTTCTGGCGGGCGTGCTGCCCGCGGCAGCGGACGACCTTGAGGTTTCGCTGTCCTCCGCCGGATTTCTCATCACCGCGTTCGCGCTCGGGGTCGTATTCGGGGGCCCGCCGTTCGCCGTGCTCAGCTTGCGCTGGCCCCGCCGCACCGCGCTGCTGGCCACGCAAGGAGTGTTCGCGGTCAGCATCGCCGCCGGGCTGCTGGGCGACTACCCGGTCCTGCTGGTGAGCAGGGTGGTCTCGGGGGTCGCCTACGCCGGTTTCTTCGCTGTCGCTTCCGTGACTGCGATCAGCCTGGTCACCCCGGAGCGCAACGCCCGCGCCTCCGGAGTCGTGGTGAGCGGTCTGAGCGTCGCCATGGTCGCAGGCGGACCGGCGGGTACCTTGCTCAGCCATTTCACCCAGTGGCGCGGCGGATTCTGGGCTGTGGTCGCACTGACGCTCGCCGGAATCGTCGCCTGCTCGCTCGGCATCCCGGCGGCGAACACCGGCTCCGCGGCACGACCGAGCGTGTCGCGGGAACTCGCCACCATTCGCAAACCGCGGCTCTGGGGGATTTACGGGATCACGATCCTGACGACCGCGGCGTACATGATCACGTTCAACTACCTCTCGGCAATGCTGGCCGACATCACTGGCGTCCCGACGGGGTGGATCCCCGCGGTGCTCGCGCTTTTCGGGCTCGGTGCTTTCGCTGGCTTGTCCATCGGCGGGCGCGTTTCCGATCAGCGGCCCCACTCCGCGCTGCTCGCCGGAGCCGCCGCGATCGTGCTTCTTTCGGTCGGCATGGTTTTCGCCGTCCACAGCTGGTGGGCGGTGCTTCCCGCAGTGTTCCTGCTCGGGGTCGCCGCTTTCGTGCTGAATCCCGCGATCTACGGCCGGGTTTTCGCCATCGCCGCCGACGCCCCGACTCTCGCTGGGGCGACCACGGTTTCGGCATTCCAGCTGGGAATCAGCGCGACGCCGGCCCTGGCGGCAGCCGTGCTGACCCATGCCCTCACGTCGGTCAGCCTCATCGGAGCTGTCCTCGCCGCGCTTGCGGTTCCCCTAATCGTTCTTGATCGCACCCTCGGCTAGCGGCAGATCACGCAGCTTGCGAAGCGGCGAAGCAACGAGAATCGCCGACGCCGCAAGCACTCCGACTCCGCACACGTACAGCGTGACCCGGGTTGTGGTGAGTTCGGCGATGAAGCCGCCGAGCAGACTGCCGAGCGGGGCGACGCCGAAAACGACCGTCTGCGACACCGACGACACCCGGCCCAGCAGCTCGTGCGGGGTGACCGCCTGCTGGAAACTCGTCTCGAACACGCCGAGCACGATGATCCCGAAGCTCGACCCGATCCCGCCCGCGATGTACCAGGCGAGACCCCATCCTGGCGTCGCGAAAGCGTTGGGCAGGAACGAAATGCTGTACACGGCACCGCCGATGAACAGGGCGCGCGCGGCACCGAAGCGGGCACCGAGTCGTCGGGCGACCAGGCTGGCCAGCAGTGCTCCGGTGAGCGAAAGCGTGCCGAGCAGCCCGATCGTGAACGGCGTCAGATGCAGGTCTCGCACCATGAACACCATCGACACCGCCATGAACATCGACTGGAACAGGCTCGAAACGGCGCTGTGGACGGTGATCGCGCGCAGGATCGGGTGGCGCAGCACCGTCCGCACCCCTTCGGCGATTTCCCGGCGGAGGTTCCGCTCGGCAGGTTCGGGCCGCACATCCGGCGTGCGAATCCGGCGCAGCCACGCGGCGGACCACAGGTAGGTCGCCGCGTCGAGCGCCATCGCGCCCGCGCCCCCGACGAACTGCACGATCATCCCGCCAAGGCCGGGTCCGGCGAGCGCGGCGACGGACAGGTTCGTCTGCAGCCGGGCGTTCGCGTCGGGCAACTGGCCGCGCTCGACGAGGTTCGGCAGGTAGGTCTGGTGCGCGACGTTGAAGAAGACAGTGAACCCGCCGGCCAGCAACACGACGACATACAGATGGCCCAGCGTCAGCGACCCGAACAGCGCGGCGAGCGGCACCGAGCCGATGAGCACCGCGCGGGCGAGGTCGGCGGTGATCAGCACCGGCCGGTTGCGCATTCGGTCGCACCACGCGCCCGCCTGCAGTCCGAGCAGCAGATACGGGAGCGTGCTCAGCGTCCGCAGCAGCGAAACCTCGGCCACGGACGCGGCGAGCGTCGTGGTGGCTAGCAGGGGAATCACCAGGAAATCGATGCGGTTGCCGACCTGGCTGAGGCCGTCGGCTAGCCAGAGCCGCCGGAAGTCCGGCGAGCGAAGAATCCCCCTCATAGGATCAGTGTTACATAAGTTGAGTCAGTAGATATCAAGTTGCACAGTGCGTAACGACGCCTATGATCAACGCGACGAACCCTCGTAGCCGAGTGACCGTGCGGCGAGGAGGTGCCGGATGTCGGACACCGCTCCCACCTGGGGTTATGTCGTCGTGACCGGGCTTGCCGGCCTGGCGGGCGGACTGCTCATCGCCGCGTTGCTGGTAGCCGGTCGCACTCCGCGTCCGGCCGGGGAGTCGTCGCCGCCCATCCCGCAGCCCGTGCAGCCGGTGACGGTCACGGTGACCGGCCTCCCTCTGCCGCCGATCACCGTGACCGAGCGCCCGCCGGCACTCCCGGCCCCGCCGCCGCGCACGACCACGGCCACGGTGTCGGTCACCCCCACGGTGTCGAGCCCGCCGGCGCCCCCGCCGACCACGCTCGGCCCGACCACCGGGTTTTTTCGCGACGAACGCTGACGTCAGCCGACGTCGCGCCGCCGCCAGCCGGCCAGGCCCGCCGCCAGCACGACCGCCGCGACGGCCAGCAGCACCACCAGCGGCACCGCGGTGAACACCGCGCCGGGCACCTTCGGCGGATGCTGGAACGGCGAGACGTCCAGCAGCACCTGCGGCGCGTTGACGACCGGTCCGAACATGCTGATCAGCAACGCCAGCGCCGCCACGCCCCAGGCAGCGGTCGCCAGTTTCGGCAGGAGCCCGAAGATCAGCGCGGCCACCGCGACGATCACCCACGCCGCGGGCACCTGCACCGCGACGGCCGCGACCATGTTCCCGACCGACCGGCCGACGTCCCCGCCGCGCAATCCGTTCGACAGCCCGAGCAGCACGCCCCCGACGAGCACGAGCAACGCGCTGCCGAGGAACGCGAACACCAGGTGGCTCGCGGCCCAGCGCAGCCGTCCGACCCGCGTGGCCAGCAGCGGTTCGAGCCGGAGCGAGGTCTCCTCGGTGCGCATCCGCAGGGTCGCCTGGACGCCGTAGAGCGAAACGAGCATCGCGAACAGGCTCACCATCGTGGCGAGGAACGCGTCGACCAGACCGTGCGAACCGCCGAGCCGCTCGAAGATCTGCCTGCTTTGCTCGGTACCGCCGACCAGGCCGGAAATGCCTTGCGCGATCGTCCCGAACAACGCGCCGCCGACCGCGAGCCCGACCAGCCAGCCGAGCAACGGACCCCGCTGCAGCCGCCAGGCCAGCGAGAACGGCGACCGCAGCGACGGCGCGGCCTCACTCGGGCCGAGTCGCGGCGGAAGCAGGCCGACGCCGACGTCGCGGCGCGGTAGCAGCGCATAAGCCACGGCAACCAGTACGAGCGTGAGCGCGAGGGGCAAAATCAATACCCACCAACGTTCTTCGGCGAACGGCCGGATTTGCTGTGACCAGCCGAGCGGCGACAGCCACGACAGCCAATGCGCGTCGGTGGTCGAATCACCCGCGCCACGCAACAGAAACGCGACGCCGAGCACGGCCGTGCCGATGCCGTTCGCGGTGCGCGAGTACTCGCCGAGTTGTACGGCGACCGCGGCGACACCGGTGAAAACCAGCCCGGCGAGCGCAGTGCTCGCGCCGAGCGCGACGGAGCCTGCCGCGGGAACCTTCGCCGCGAGCGTCACCGCTTGCAGCACGCCGATCAGCACGCTCGCCCCGCCGGTCACCGCGAGCGCGGCGGTGAGCGGCGCGTATCGACCGACCACAGTGGACGCCAGCAGCTCGGCGCGGCCGGTGTCCTCCTCCGCGCGGGTGTGCCGGGTGAGCGTGAAGACCGCCATCAGGCCGGTCAGCAGCGCCAGGAACCCGCCCATCCGCCAGGCGATGAACCCGCCCGCCGTGCCGAGGTTGAACGCCGGGCCGTAGAGCAGCGCGAACGACGGGTTCGCGGCGGCCGACGCGATGAGCCCGGCCCGGCTCGCGGCGGTCGGATAGAACTGGTCGTAGCTGCTGATCGTGGCGACCGGGATGAGGCTGAGCAGGACGATCCAGATCGGCAGGATGACCCGGTCGCGGCGAAGGGCCAGCCGGATCAGCGGCCCGGTGCCGGTGAGCGCGCCGGTCATTTCCCGGCCTCGAGTTCGTCCGCGTAGTGGCGCAGGAAGAGTTCCTCGAGCGTCGGCGGCCTGCTCTCCAGGCTGCGCACGCCGATCTGGGTCAGCTGGCGCAGCGCGTCCTCGAGCGAACGGGTTTCCACGTCGAAGCGGACGCGGTTGCCGTCCATTTTGAGGTCGTGCACGTCGGCGAGCCGGGCGAGACCGTTCGGCGGTCCGGCCAGCTCCGCGGTGATCGACGTGCGGGTGAGGTGGCGCAGTTCGGCGAGTGTGCCGGACTCGACCGTGCGGCCGTTGCGGATGATGCTCACCTTGTCGCATAGGGCTTCCACCTCGGCGAGGATGTGGCTGGACAGCAGCACGGTGCGGCCCTGCGCGCGTTCCTCCTGGATGACCTCCTGGAAAGTGGCCTCCATCAACGGGTCGAGGCCGGAGGTCGGCTCGTCGAGCAGCAGCAGGTCCACAGTGGACGCGAGTGCGGCGACGATGGCGACCTTCTGCCGGTTGCCCTTCGAGTACGTGCGGCCCTTTTTGCGCGGGTCGAGGTCGAAGCGCTCGACGAGTTCCTCGCGGCGCTTCTGGTCGAGCCCGCCGCGCAGCCTGCCGAGCAGGTCGATGACCTCGCCGCCGGACAGATTGGGCCAGAGGTTGACGTCACCGGGCACGTAGGCGAGCCGGTGGTGCAGGCTCGCCGCGTCGCGCCACGGGTCGCCGCCGAGCAGCCGGACCTCGCCGGCGTCGGCGCGCAGCAGTCCGAGCAGG
The nucleotide sequence above comes from Amycolatopsis sp. AA4. Encoded proteins:
- a CDS encoding WhiB family transcriptional regulator; this encodes MADVSRLPNVVAEEWEWQLQGSCRGADSSLFFHTDNERGSARERRESRAKAICHTCPVLAQCRKHAMTVEEPYGIWGGLGEIERRELFMRERRAKRKTVSA
- a CDS encoding STAS domain-containing protein, with protein sequence MPAADQNATPPGFGITLDTAAAEPRVVVTGELDLLTSPQLQEALAGLIADKNSRRVVADLTGVTFFDSSALNVVLHAQRQAGEQDVELEVVPSPAVSRVIELTGVAEHLSVSEEPPA
- a CDS encoding YafY family protein, with the protein product MLETSARLLRLLSLLQTPREWTGAELAERLSVSARTIRNDVERLRTLGYPVHGSRGAVGGYRLGAGAALPPLLLDDEEAVAVAIGLRTAAGGTITGVEETSLRALAKLEKVLPARLRRRVEAIQRYAVAVPRDDLGPRVDADVLSTLTAACRDHERVRFDYLGHDGTESRRDVEPYRLVNWGRRWYLVAFDPARDDWRTFRVDRIRPRSTPAGPRFAPRDLPEEAVDQVRRGASSAAWRYRARVVARVSAEKLAERITPAIGTVTAIDDDRCLLDTGADSVETLAVHLGSLGVDFTVTEPPELVEAVRALGNRYQRAVAQ
- a CDS encoding NAD(P)H-binding protein → MYLVIGATAHFGRQAVEELVAAGAPVRALTRDPERAGLPDGVDVARGDLTKPETLPSALAGVEAAFLVPQYGMDVAPLLAAAVEAGVRRLVLLSSGAVVPGAGQQPDVIAQYHRDVERAVAETGIEWTFLRLLFPAINSLTFAMQLQGGDVVRVPYAEAAFSAVHERDVAEVAARILTGGGHAGRAYDLTGPDSLTQADQVRVLGETLGRPLVVEDLDPEPVREQMSQFMDPVFLAALFDLMAQTVGKPAPVNDVVEQITGHPARTYAQWTADHRADFNN
- a CDS encoding winged helix DNA-binding domain-containing protein; this translates as MTLGRRELGRALLARQSLLERADATVEEAVARLVGMQAQAPYAPYFGLWSRIRAFRTADLADALTERRLVRVALMRSTVHLVTVADYRALRPWSQDALDRELDTAFKAPLAGLDRAAVAESGRALLGTRPLTPKELRAVLHEQWPDRDPHALATVVRNRVPLVQVPPRAVWGVGGTTRYAAAADWTGTEPAATADAEQIVLRYLAAFGPASAADVQTWAGRTRLRPVLEGLRPRLAVFRDEHGTELFDLPGAPRPAAHTPAPVRFLPEYDNLLASHADRTRVISAEDRKRLLTGNGMRAAFLVDGQVAGAWKLQQDKTSATLEIEPFRPLTAAERAEVETEGSLLLKFAAPGADQDVRGTTPRT
- a CDS encoding nuclear transport factor 2 family protein, giving the protein MPRTVSEVAEIVANALSAIDAAALADVLAEDAVYEIPFTGHRSAGRDAVVATLGAGSAVAARIGLEKVEVTTTETADGFAVELVAEGRNPHTGRRYRLPSSAGLLTVRDGEVTRYRDYPNHGAATTLYGTKEVFQRFLDAAVDNRWDDLADLYSDDVVIEIPFAPAGVPRVTRDREELRKRFHQAGERRRITKADRVVVHETGDPEVLVAEYDLHGEYEGKPYVSTYAMVLTVRDGRIVHSRDYSGAPRFEE
- a CDS encoding TetR/AcrR family transcriptional regulator is translated as MEKPALRADARRNRARVLAAAEAAFAVDGLSVPLDDIARLAGVGAGTVYRHFPSKEALFQAVVVERLEQYGVEAQELIDSDAPGEAFYDYFTRVIEQASRNRAICEALGETSGSAYKAEAAERFRVNLTALLERAQAAGAVRADIDGEDLRALIVGALAVERFTPDSRHLVRVLLDGLRKV
- a CDS encoding helix-turn-helix domain-containing protein, with product MTDHPAVDSVLEQIAPRLRRARDHRGVSLAELSRSTGISTSTLSRLESGQRKPSLELLLPITAALGIPFDEIVAAPRIVDPRVPQQAAKRDGRVLIPLSRHQGELRAYKQIIPAGDVEPHPRSHDGHEWLYVLRGRLRVRLSDHDFIMGPGEAAEFDCHLPHWFGAAGKGDVEILSLFSKSGERIHLRVGRRD
- a CDS encoding MFS transporter, which translates into the protein MTSETVETPRSSARLPIGVYLLAFSLFAMGSAEFLLAGVLPAAADDLEVSLSSAGFLITAFALGVVFGGPPFAVLSLRWPRRTALLATQGVFAVSIAAGLLGDYPVLLVSRVVSGVAYAGFFAVASVTAISLVTPERNARASGVVVSGLSVAMVAGGPAGTLLSHFTQWRGGFWAVVALTLAGIVACSLGIPAANTGSAARPSVSRELATIRKPRLWGIYGITILTTAAYMITFNYLSAMLADITGVPTGWIPAVLALFGLGAFAGLSIGGRVSDQRPHSALLAGAAAIVLLSVGMVFAVHSWWAVLPAVFLLGVAAFVLNPAIYGRVFAIAADAPTLAGATTVSAFQLGISATPALAAAVLTHALTSVSLIGAVLAALAVPLIVLDRTLG
- a CDS encoding MFS transporter is translated as MRGILRSPDFRRLWLADGLSQVGNRIDFLVIPLLATTTLAASVAEVSLLRTLSTLPYLLLGLQAGAWCDRMRNRPVLITADLARAVLIGSVPLAALFGSLTLGHLYVVVLLAGGFTVFFNVAHQTYLPNLVERGQLPDANARLQTNLSVAALAGPGLGGMIVQFVGGAGAMALDAATYLWSAAWLRRIRTPDVRPEPAERNLRREIAEGVRTVLRHPILRAITVHSAVSSLFQSMFMAVSMVFMVRDLHLTPFTIGLLGTLSLTGALLASLVARRLGARFGAARALFIGGAVYSISFLPNAFATPGWGLAWYIAGGIGSSFGIIVLGVFETSFQQAVTPHELLGRVSSVSQTVVFGVAPLGSLLGGFIAELTTTRVTLYVCGVGVLAASAILVASPLRKLRDLPLAEGAIKND
- a CDS encoding ABC transporter permease; the encoded protein is MTGALTGTGPLIRLALRRDRVILPIWIVLLSLIPVATISSYDQFYPTAASRAGLIASAAANPSFALLYGPAFNLGTAGGFIAWRMGGFLALLTGLMAVFTLTRHTRAEEDTGRAELLASTVVGRYAPLTAALAVTGGASVLIGVLQAVTLAAKVPAAGSVALGASTALAGLVFTGVAAVAVQLGEYSRTANGIGTAVLGVAFLLRGAGDSTTDAHWLSWLSPLGWSQQIRPFAEERWWVLILPLALTLVLVAVAYALLPRRDVGVGLLPPRLGPSEAAPSLRSPFSLAWRLQRGPLLGWLVGLAVGGALFGTIAQGISGLVGGTEQSRQIFERLGGSHGLVDAFLATMVSLFAMLVSLYGVQATLRMRTEETSLRLEPLLATRVGRLRWAASHLVFAFLGSALLVLVGGVLLGLSNGLRGGDVGRSVGNMVAAVAVQVPAAWVIVAVAALIFGLLPKLATAAWGVAALALLISMFGPVVNAPQVLLDVSPFQHPPKVPGAVFTAVPLVVLLAVAAVVLAAGLAGWRRRDVG